One window of the Procambarus clarkii isolate CNS0578487 chromosome 89, FALCON_Pclarkii_2.0, whole genome shotgun sequence genome contains the following:
- the LOC138359116 gene encoding MAGE-like protein 2 yields MTIILGVSKTVRTWKVEKVLSHWRRVLNLGPWTSPRDHGPPHGTMDLPTGSWTSPRDHGPPHGTMDLPTGPWTSPRDHGPPHGAMDLPTGPWTSPRGHGPPHGAMDLPTGPWTSPRGHGPPHGAMDVPTGPWTSPRGHGPPHGAMDLPTGPWTSPRDHGPPHGAMDLPTGPWTSPRGHGPPHGTMDLPTGPWTSPRGHGPPHGAMDLPTGPWTSPRGHGPPHGAMDLPTGPWTSPRGHGPPHGAMDLPTGPWTSPRGHGPPHGAMDLPTGPWTSPRDHGPPHGAMDLPTGPWTSPRGHGPPHGTMDLPTGPWTSPRGHGPPHGAMDLPTGPWTSPRGHGPPHGAMDLPTGPWTSPRDHGPPHGAMDLPTGPWTSPRGHGPPHGTMDLPTGPWTSPRGHGPPHGAMDLPTGPWTSPRGHGPPHGTMDLPTGPWTSPRGPWTSPRGHGPPHGTMDLPTGPWTSPRDHGPPHGAMDLPTGPWTSPRDHGPPHGAMDLPTGPWTSPRGHGPPHGTMDLPTGPWTSPRDHGPPHGAMDLPTGPWTSPRGHGPPHGTMDLPTGPWTSPRGHGPPHGAMDLPTGPWTSPRDHGPPHGAMDLPTGPWTSPRDHGPPHGAMDLPTGPWTSPRGHGPPHGAMDLPTGPWTSPRDHGPPHGAMDLPTGPWTSPRDHGPPHGAMDLPTGRKQEAQSVARDERHLVGAARPAWRHLTSVAAAGGPGYRSSPHLRGSSRRTQVPLKSSPPWQQQEDPGNAQVLTSVAAAGGPRYRSSPHLRGSSRRTQVPLKSSPPWQQQEDPGNAQVLTSVAAAGGPRYRSSPHLRGSSRRTQVPLKSSPPWQQQEDPGNAQVLTSVAAAGGPRYRSSPHLPGSSRRTQVPLKSSPPWQQQEDPGTAQVLTSVAAAGGPRYRSSPHLPGSSRRTQVPLKSSPPWQQQEDPGTAQVLTSVAAAGPRYRSSPTRYHQK; encoded by the exons atgacaatcattctaggAGTCTCCAAGACTGTGAGAACCTGGAAGGTAGAGAAGGTCCTGTCTCACTGGCGCAGAGTGCTGAACCTGGGGCCATGGACCTCCCCACGGGACCATGGACCTCCCCACGGGACCATGGACCTCCCCACGGGGTCGTGGACCTCCCCACGGGACCATGGACCTCCCCACGGGACCATGGACCTCCCCACGGGACCATGGACCTCCCCACGGGACCATGGACCTCCCCACGGGGCCATGGACCTCCCCACGGGGCCATGGACCTCCCCACGGGGCCATGGACCTCCCCACGGGGCCATGGACCTCCCCACGGGACCATGGACCTCCCCACGGGGCCATGGACCTCCCCACGGGGCCATGGACGTCCCCACGGGACCATGGACCTCCCCACGGGGCCATGGACCTCCCCACGGGGCCATGGACCTCCCCACGGGGCCATGGACCTCCCCACGGGACCATGGACCTCCCCACGGGGCCATGGACCTCCCCACGGGGCCATGGACCTCCCCACGGGGCCATGGACCTCCCCACGGGACCATGGACCTCCCCACGGGGCCATGGACCTCCCCACGGGGCCATGGACCTCCCCACGGGGCCATGGACCTCCCCACGGGACCATGGACCTCCCCACGGGGCCATGGACCTCCCCACGGGGCCATGGACCTCCCCACGGGGCCATGGACCTCCCCACGGGGCCATGGACCTCCCCACGGGGCCATGGACCTCCCCACGGGACCATGGACCTCCCCACGGGGCCATGGACCTCCCCACGGGGCCATGGACCTCCCCACGGGGCCATGGACCTCCCCACGGGACCATGGACCTCCCCACGGGGCCATGGACCTCCCCACGGGGCCATGGACCTCCCCACGGGGCCATGGACCTCCCCACGGGACCATGGACCTCCCCACGGGGCCATGGACCTCCCCACGGGGCCATGGACCTCCCCACGGGGCCATGGACCTCCCCACGGGACCATGGACCTCCCCACGGGGCCATGGACCTCCCCACGGGGCCATGGACCTCCCCACGGGGCCATGGACCTCCCCACGGGACCATGGACCTCCCCACGGGGCCATGGACCTCCCCACGGGGCCATGGACCTCCCCACGGGGCCATGGACCTCCCCACGGGACCATGGACCTCCCCACGGGGCCATGGACCTCCCCACGGGGCCATGGACCTCCCCACGGGGCCATGGACCTCCCCACGGGACCATGGACCTCCCCACGGGGCCATGGACCTCCCCACGGGACCATGGACCTCCCCACGGGGCCATGGACCTCCCCACGGGGACCATGGACCTCCCCACGGGGCCATGGACCTCCCCACGGGACCATGGACCTCCCCACGGGGCCATGGACCTCCCCACGGGACCATGGACCTCCCCACGGGGCCATGGACCTCCCCACGGGGCCATGGACCTCCCCACGGGACCATGGACCTCCCCACGGGGCCATGGACCTCCCCACGGGGCCATGGACCTCCCCACGGGGCCATGGACCTCCCCACGGGACCATGGACCTCCCCACGGGGCCATGGACCTCCCCACGGGACCATGGACCTCCCCACGGGGCCATGGACCTCCCCACGGGGCCATGGACCTCCCCACGGGGCCATGGACCTCCCCACGGGACCATGGACCTCCCCACGGGGCCATGGACCTCCCCACGGGGCCATGGACCTCCCCACGGGGCCATGGACCTCCCCACGGGGCCATGGACCTCCCCACGGGACCATGGACCTCCCCACGGGGCCATGGACCTCCCCACGGGGCCATGGACCTCCCCACGGGACCATGGACCTCCCCACGGGGCCATGGACCTCCCCACGGGACCATGGACCTCCCCACGGGGCCATGGACCTCCCCACGGGGCCATGGACCTCCCCACGGGGCCATGGACCTCCCCACGGGACCATGGACCTCCCCACGGGGCCATGGACCTCCCCACGGGACCATGGACCTCCCCACGGGACCATGGACCTCCCCACGGGGCCATGGACCTCCCCACGGG GAGGAAGCAGGAAGCACAGAGCGTGGCCAGAGATGAGAGGCACCTGGTTGGGGCAGCCCGGCCCGCCTGGAGGCACCTCACCTCcgtggcagcagcaggaggacccGGGTACCGCTCAAGTCCTCACCTCcgtggcagcagcaggaggacccAGGTACCGCTCAAGTCCTCACCTCCCTGGCAACAGCAGGAGGACCCAGGTAACGCTCAAGTCCTCACCTCcgtggcagcagcaggaggacccAGGTACCGCTCAAGTCCTCACCTCcgtggcagcagcaggaggacccAGGTACCGCTCAAGTCCTCACCTCcgtggcagcagcaggaggacccAGGTAACGCTCAAGTCCTCACCTCcgtggcagcagcaggaggacccAGGTACCGCTCAAGTCCTCACCTCcgtggcagcagcaggaggacccAGGTACCGCTCAAGTCCTCACCTCCCTGGCAACAGCAGGAGGACCCAGGTAACGCTCAAGTCCTCACCTCcgtggcagcagcaggaggacccAGGTACCGCTCAAGTCCTCACCTccctggcagcagcaggaggacccAGGTACCGCTCAAGTCCTCACCTccctggcagcagcaggaggacccGGGTACCGCTCAAGTCCTCACCTCcgtggcagcagcaggaggacccAGGTACCGCTCAAGTCCTCACCTccctggcagcagcaggaggacccAGGTACCGCTCAAGTCCTCACCTccctggcagcagcaggaggacccGGGTACCGCTCAAGTCCTCACCTCCGTGGCAGCAGCAGGACCCAGGTACCGCTCAAGTCCAACACGGTACCACCAGAAATGA
- the LOC123773295 gene encoding magnetosome-associated protein MamJ-like, producing MVAEIKRAVRVLTNQGRVIKFLWISSHVQICGNERADVLAAEDAEGGHTSYHKLQVPTDNIPSQGRGSDVPVKAGPGSDVPVKAGPGSDVPVKAEPESEVPVKAEPESEVPVKAGPGSDVPVKAGPGSDVPVKAEPESEVPVKAEPESEVPVKAGPGSDVPVKAGPGSDVPVKAGPGSDVPVKAEPESEVPVKAEPESEVPVKAGPGSDVPVKAGPGSDVPVKAGPGSDVPVKAEPESEVPVKAEPENEVPVKAGPGSDVPVKAGPGSDVPVKAEPESEVPVKAEPESEVPVKAGPGSDVPVKAGPGSDVPVKAGPGSDVPVKAGPGSDVPVKAGPHHCHTYRTPLPQPHLPQPHLQATPTLATPTGHTYP from the exons ATGgttgctgaaatcaagagagctgtgagagtactaaccaatcagggaagagtgatCAAGTTCCTGTGGATCTCCTCTCACGTTCAAatctgtgggaatgaacgagcagatgtgctggctgccgaGGACGCTGAAGGAGGCCACACATCATACCACAAGCTGCAGGTACCAACAGACAACATCCCGTCACAAG GACGCGGGAGTGACGTCCCCGTGAAGGCAGGACCCGGGAGTGACGTCCCCGTGAAGGCAGGACCCGGGAGTGACGTCCCCGTGAAGGCAGAACCCGAGAGTGAGGTCCCCGTGAAGGCAGAACCTGAGAGTGAGGTCCCCGTGAAGGCAGGACCCGGGAGTGACGTCCCCGTGAAGGCAGGACCCGGGAGTGACGTCCCCGTGAAGGCAGAACCCGAGAGTGAGGTCCCCGTGAAGGCAGAACCTGAGAGTGAGGTCCCCGTGAAGGCAGGACCCGGGAGTGACGTCCCCGTGAAGGCAGGACCCGGGAGTGACGTCCCCGTGAAGGCAGGACCCGGGAGTGACGTCCCCGTGAAGGCAGAACCCGAGAGTGAGGTCCCCGTGAAGGCAGAACCTGAGAGTGAGGTCCCCGTGAAGGCAGGACCCGGGAGTGACGTCCCCGTGAAGGCAGGACCCGGGAGTGACGTCCCCGTGAAGGCAGGACCCGGGAGCGACGTCCCCGTGAAGGCAGAACCCGAGAGTGAGGTCCCCGTGAAGGCAGAACCTGAGAATGAGGTCCCCGTGAAGGCAGGACCCGGGAGTGACGTCCCCGTGAAGGCAGGACCCGGGAGTGACGTCCCCGTGAAGGCAGAACCCGAGAGTGAGGTCCCCGTGAAGGCAGAACCTGAGAGTGAGGTCCCCGTGAAGGCAGGACCCGGGAGTGACGTCCCCGTGAAGGCAGGACCCGGGAGTGACGTCCCCGTGAAGGCAGGACCCGGGAGTGACGTCCCCGTGAAGGCAGGACCCGGGAGTGACGTCCCCGTGAAGGCAggaccacaccactgccacacctacAGGACACCACTACCCCAGCCACACCTACCCCAGCCACACCTACAGGCCACACCTACCCTAGCCACACCTACAGGTCACACCTACCCCTAG